One Vanessa atalanta chromosome 6, ilVanAtal1.2, whole genome shotgun sequence genomic window carries:
- the LOC125064789 gene encoding probable DNA replication complex GINS protein PSF2, with protein MDPFEIEFIGENRIVSIIPNFSHDKIFLICGEFGPFRAGLPMNVPLWLAVMLKQKQKCRMVPPDWMDIEVLETIKEEEKISRFFTKMPHEHYMIEAKLILGVAAEDIPRAAEIKTIIKDIWDIRMSKLRTSMDALMKSGGSYGRLDHLTMMEINSVKPLLPQAMDELHRIKMMTRQTSSSTLNSSTFSQSGSSQNK; from the exons ATGGATCCATTTGAAATCGAATTTATAGGCGAAAATAGAATAGTTAGTATAATACCAAACTTTTcacatgacaaaatatttttaatttgtggtGAATTTGGACCGTTTCGTGCCGGTTTGCCAATGAATGTTCCTCTTTGGTTAGCTGTTATGTTAAAACAGAAGCAAAAATGTCGAATGGTACCACCAGattggatggatatagaggtattGGAGACTataaaagaagaagaaaagaTATCTAG GTTTTTCACTAAAATGCCCCATGAACATTATATGATAGAAGCAAAACTTATCCTAGGGGTAGCTGCAGAGGACATACCACGGGCcgctgaaataaaaacaattataaaagatatttggGATATTCGTATGTCTAAACTGAGAACTTCTATGGATGCTTTGATGAAATCTGGTGGTTCATATGGTAGACTAGATCACTTAACGATGATGGAAATAAACTCTGTGAAACCGTTGCTACCTCAAGCGATGGATGaattacatagaataaaaatg ATGACAAGACAAACATCATCGTCCACTCTAAATAGTTCAACATTCAGTCAGTCAGGAAGCTCACAAAACAAATGA
- the LOC125064740 gene encoding TNF receptor-associated factor 4 isoform X3 encodes MATLPIYVSLSSEGLFTSPVNASPVDYAKIYPDPESEKAIMGSVVYCIHHKEGCQWSDELRKLKAHLNTCKHDAVLCAAQCGAMIPRVLMQDHLRYTCPRRRANCEHCGKEFSGSALEEHQGNCGHEPVYCENKCGAKVQRRHTQQHVQQHCSKRLVPCRHCGQRYTQDTVSAHGAMCSRAPVPCPQRCSAAPARDELDAHLRDHCAAGTVLCAYRDAGCRFKGTRPALERHAEESAQSHLSLVCALAARQARQLDALRGAVARLGASSSGALVWRVADWAARMADARAKDGVELVSPTFYTSQYGYKLQASLFLNGNGAGESTHMSVYIKILPGEYDALLRWPFAHTVSFTLFDQSSSPDRACNIVESFVPDPTWKNFQRPSKEPDALGFGFPRFVSHEMLKKRNFVKDDVMFLRVKVDPSKIVAV; translated from the exons ATATACCCGGACCCGGAATCGGAGAAGGCGATAATGGGTTCGGTGGTGTACTGCATCCACCATAAAGAAGGATGTCAGTGGTCGGACGAGCTCCGCAAGCTGAAG GCGCACTTAAACACATGCAAGCACGATGCCGTGCTCTGTGCTGCTCAGTGCGGTGCGATGATCCCGCGCGTGCTCATGCAGGACCACTTACGCTACACGTGCCCGCGTCGCAGAGCCAACTGTGAGCACTGTGGCAAAGAGTTTTCAGGGAGTGCGCTCGAG GAACATCAAGGTAACTGCGGTCACGAGCCGGTGTACTGCGAGAATAAATGCGGCGCGAAAGTGCAGCGCAGACACACACAGCAGCATGTTCAGCAACACTGCAGCAAACGGCTCGTGCCCTGCAGACATTGCGGTCAACGGTACACGCAG GACACGGTGTCAGCGCACGGCGCGATGTGCTCGCGCGCGCCCGTGCCGTGCCCGCAGCGCTGCTCGGCCGCGCCCGCGCGGGACGAGCTCGACGCGCACCTGCGCGACCACTGCGCGGCCGGGACCGTGCTCTGCGCCTACCGGGACGCGGGATGTCGGTTCAAG GGCACGCGGCCGGCGCTGGAGCGGCACGCGGAGGAGAGCGCGCAGTCGCACCTGTCGCTGGTGTGCGCGCTGGCGGCGCGGCAGGCGCGGCAGCTGGACGCGCTGCGCGGCGCGGTGGCGCGGCTGGGCGCGTCCAGCTCGGGCGCGCTGGTGTGGCGCGTGGCGGACTGGGCCGCGCGCATGGCCGACGCGCGCGCCAAGGACGGCGTCGAGCTCGTGTCGCCCACCTTCTACACCTCGCAGTACGGGTACAAGCTGCAG gcaTCACTTTTCTTGAACGGCAACGGCGCCGGCGAGTCAACCCACATGTCGGTGTACATCAAGATCTTGCCCGGTGAATACGACGCGCTTCTGCGCTGGCCGTTCGCTCACACCGTCTCTTTCACACTCTTCGACCAAAGTTCAAGTCCAGATAGAGCCTGCAATATCGTCGAAAGCTTCGTCCCCGACCCTACATGGAAGAATTTCCAGAGACCCTCAAAGGAACCAGACGCGTTAGGCTTCGGATTCCCGAGGTTCGTTTCCCACGAAATGCTCAAAAAGAGGAATTTTGTCAAGGACGATGTGATGTTCCTGAGGGTCAAAGTAGACCCGAGCAAAATTGTAGCTGTCTAG
- the LOC125064740 gene encoding TNF receptor-associated factor 4 isoform X4: MCSIFERTIYPDPESEKAIMGSVVYCIHHKEGCQWSDELRKLKAHLNTCKHDAVLCAAQCGAMIPRVLMQDHLRYTCPRRRANCEHCGKEFSGSALEEHQGNCGHEPVYCENKCGAKVQRRHTQQHVQQHCSKRLVPCRHCGQRYTQDTVSAHGAMCSRAPVPCPQRCSAAPARDELDAHLRDHCAAGTVLCAYRDAGCRFKGTRPALERHAEESAQSHLSLVCALAARQARQLDALRGAVARLGASSSGALVWRVADWAARMADARAKDGVELVSPTFYTSQYGYKLQASLFLNGNGAGESTHMSVYIKILPGEYDALLRWPFAHTVSFTLFDQSSSPDRACNIVESFVPDPTWKNFQRPSKEPDALGFGFPRFVSHEMLKKRNFVKDDVMFLRVKVDPSKIVAV, from the exons ATGTGTTCCATATTCGAACGCACG ATATACCCGGACCCGGAATCGGAGAAGGCGATAATGGGTTCGGTGGTGTACTGCATCCACCATAAAGAAGGATGTCAGTGGTCGGACGAGCTCCGCAAGCTGAAG GCGCACTTAAACACATGCAAGCACGATGCCGTGCTCTGTGCTGCTCAGTGCGGTGCGATGATCCCGCGCGTGCTCATGCAGGACCACTTACGCTACACGTGCCCGCGTCGCAGAGCCAACTGTGAGCACTGTGGCAAAGAGTTTTCAGGGAGTGCGCTCGAG GAACATCAAGGTAACTGCGGTCACGAGCCGGTGTACTGCGAGAATAAATGCGGCGCGAAAGTGCAGCGCAGACACACACAGCAGCATGTTCAGCAACACTGCAGCAAACGGCTCGTGCCCTGCAGACATTGCGGTCAACGGTACACGCAG GACACGGTGTCAGCGCACGGCGCGATGTGCTCGCGCGCGCCCGTGCCGTGCCCGCAGCGCTGCTCGGCCGCGCCCGCGCGGGACGAGCTCGACGCGCACCTGCGCGACCACTGCGCGGCCGGGACCGTGCTCTGCGCCTACCGGGACGCGGGATGTCGGTTCAAG GGCACGCGGCCGGCGCTGGAGCGGCACGCGGAGGAGAGCGCGCAGTCGCACCTGTCGCTGGTGTGCGCGCTGGCGGCGCGGCAGGCGCGGCAGCTGGACGCGCTGCGCGGCGCGGTGGCGCGGCTGGGCGCGTCCAGCTCGGGCGCGCTGGTGTGGCGCGTGGCGGACTGGGCCGCGCGCATGGCCGACGCGCGCGCCAAGGACGGCGTCGAGCTCGTGTCGCCCACCTTCTACACCTCGCAGTACGGGTACAAGCTGCAG gcaTCACTTTTCTTGAACGGCAACGGCGCCGGCGAGTCAACCCACATGTCGGTGTACATCAAGATCTTGCCCGGTGAATACGACGCGCTTCTGCGCTGGCCGTTCGCTCACACCGTCTCTTTCACACTCTTCGACCAAAGTTCAAGTCCAGATAGAGCCTGCAATATCGTCGAAAGCTTCGTCCCCGACCCTACATGGAAGAATTTCCAGAGACCCTCAAAGGAACCAGACGCGTTAGGCTTCGGATTCCCGAGGTTCGTTTCCCACGAAATGCTCAAAAAGAGGAATTTTGTCAAGGACGATGTGATGTTCCTGAGGGTCAAAGTAGACCCGAGCAAAATTGTAGCTGTCTAG
- the LOC125064740 gene encoding TNF receptor-associated factor 4 isoform X1 produces the protein MVRSLSQWTKTLSFPARLSPNRTSKESVVNVQPGSPGVSPTPSASSLPQGSDKTISPIPITEISQIIYPDPESEKAIMGSVVYCIHHKEGCQWSDELRKLKAHLNTCKHDAVLCAAQCGAMIPRVLMQDHLRYTCPRRRANCEHCGKEFSGSALEEHQGNCGHEPVYCENKCGAKVQRRHTQQHVQQHCSKRLVPCRHCGQRYTQDTVSAHGAMCSRAPVPCPQRCSAAPARDELDAHLRDHCAAGTVLCAYRDAGCRFKGTRPALERHAEESAQSHLSLVCALAARQARQLDALRGAVARLGASSSGALVWRVADWAARMADARAKDGVELVSPTFYTSQYGYKLQASLFLNGNGAGESTHMSVYIKILPGEYDALLRWPFAHTVSFTLFDQSSSPDRACNIVESFVPDPTWKNFQRPSKEPDALGFGFPRFVSHEMLKKRNFVKDDVMFLRVKVDPSKIVAV, from the exons ATGGTGCGAAGCTTGTCCCAGTGGACGAAGACGCTCAGCTTCCCAGCTAGGCTGTCTCCGAACCGTACTTCGAAGGAGAGCGTGGTCAATGTCCAGCCAGGATCCCCAGGGGTCTCGCCCACCCCCAGTGCCTCGTCTCTGCCGCAGGGTTCTGACAAAACAATTTCGCCGATCCCTATCACCGAGATCAGTCAAATA ATATACCCGGACCCGGAATCGGAGAAGGCGATAATGGGTTCGGTGGTGTACTGCATCCACCATAAAGAAGGATGTCAGTGGTCGGACGAGCTCCGCAAGCTGAAG GCGCACTTAAACACATGCAAGCACGATGCCGTGCTCTGTGCTGCTCAGTGCGGTGCGATGATCCCGCGCGTGCTCATGCAGGACCACTTACGCTACACGTGCCCGCGTCGCAGAGCCAACTGTGAGCACTGTGGCAAAGAGTTTTCAGGGAGTGCGCTCGAG GAACATCAAGGTAACTGCGGTCACGAGCCGGTGTACTGCGAGAATAAATGCGGCGCGAAAGTGCAGCGCAGACACACACAGCAGCATGTTCAGCAACACTGCAGCAAACGGCTCGTGCCCTGCAGACATTGCGGTCAACGGTACACGCAG GACACGGTGTCAGCGCACGGCGCGATGTGCTCGCGCGCGCCCGTGCCGTGCCCGCAGCGCTGCTCGGCCGCGCCCGCGCGGGACGAGCTCGACGCGCACCTGCGCGACCACTGCGCGGCCGGGACCGTGCTCTGCGCCTACCGGGACGCGGGATGTCGGTTCAAG GGCACGCGGCCGGCGCTGGAGCGGCACGCGGAGGAGAGCGCGCAGTCGCACCTGTCGCTGGTGTGCGCGCTGGCGGCGCGGCAGGCGCGGCAGCTGGACGCGCTGCGCGGCGCGGTGGCGCGGCTGGGCGCGTCCAGCTCGGGCGCGCTGGTGTGGCGCGTGGCGGACTGGGCCGCGCGCATGGCCGACGCGCGCGCCAAGGACGGCGTCGAGCTCGTGTCGCCCACCTTCTACACCTCGCAGTACGGGTACAAGCTGCAG gcaTCACTTTTCTTGAACGGCAACGGCGCCGGCGAGTCAACCCACATGTCGGTGTACATCAAGATCTTGCCCGGTGAATACGACGCGCTTCTGCGCTGGCCGTTCGCTCACACCGTCTCTTTCACACTCTTCGACCAAAGTTCAAGTCCAGATAGAGCCTGCAATATCGTCGAAAGCTTCGTCCCCGACCCTACATGGAAGAATTTCCAGAGACCCTCAAAGGAACCAGACGCGTTAGGCTTCGGATTCCCGAGGTTCGTTTCCCACGAAATGCTCAAAAAGAGGAATTTTGTCAAGGACGATGTGATGTTCCTGAGGGTCAAAGTAGACCCGAGCAAAATTGTAGCTGTCTAG
- the LOC125064740 gene encoding TNF receptor-associated factor 4 isoform X2: MTPVGLLFKVNSEGLFTSPVNASPVDYAKIYPDPESEKAIMGSVVYCIHHKEGCQWSDELRKLKAHLNTCKHDAVLCAAQCGAMIPRVLMQDHLRYTCPRRRANCEHCGKEFSGSALEEHQGNCGHEPVYCENKCGAKVQRRHTQQHVQQHCSKRLVPCRHCGQRYTQDTVSAHGAMCSRAPVPCPQRCSAAPARDELDAHLRDHCAAGTVLCAYRDAGCRFKGTRPALERHAEESAQSHLSLVCALAARQARQLDALRGAVARLGASSSGALVWRVADWAARMADARAKDGVELVSPTFYTSQYGYKLQASLFLNGNGAGESTHMSVYIKILPGEYDALLRWPFAHTVSFTLFDQSSSPDRACNIVESFVPDPTWKNFQRPSKEPDALGFGFPRFVSHEMLKKRNFVKDDVMFLRVKVDPSKIVAV; encoded by the exons ATATACCCGGACCCGGAATCGGAGAAGGCGATAATGGGTTCGGTGGTGTACTGCATCCACCATAAAGAAGGATGTCAGTGGTCGGACGAGCTCCGCAAGCTGAAG GCGCACTTAAACACATGCAAGCACGATGCCGTGCTCTGTGCTGCTCAGTGCGGTGCGATGATCCCGCGCGTGCTCATGCAGGACCACTTACGCTACACGTGCCCGCGTCGCAGAGCCAACTGTGAGCACTGTGGCAAAGAGTTTTCAGGGAGTGCGCTCGAG GAACATCAAGGTAACTGCGGTCACGAGCCGGTGTACTGCGAGAATAAATGCGGCGCGAAAGTGCAGCGCAGACACACACAGCAGCATGTTCAGCAACACTGCAGCAAACGGCTCGTGCCCTGCAGACATTGCGGTCAACGGTACACGCAG GACACGGTGTCAGCGCACGGCGCGATGTGCTCGCGCGCGCCCGTGCCGTGCCCGCAGCGCTGCTCGGCCGCGCCCGCGCGGGACGAGCTCGACGCGCACCTGCGCGACCACTGCGCGGCCGGGACCGTGCTCTGCGCCTACCGGGACGCGGGATGTCGGTTCAAG GGCACGCGGCCGGCGCTGGAGCGGCACGCGGAGGAGAGCGCGCAGTCGCACCTGTCGCTGGTGTGCGCGCTGGCGGCGCGGCAGGCGCGGCAGCTGGACGCGCTGCGCGGCGCGGTGGCGCGGCTGGGCGCGTCCAGCTCGGGCGCGCTGGTGTGGCGCGTGGCGGACTGGGCCGCGCGCATGGCCGACGCGCGCGCCAAGGACGGCGTCGAGCTCGTGTCGCCCACCTTCTACACCTCGCAGTACGGGTACAAGCTGCAG gcaTCACTTTTCTTGAACGGCAACGGCGCCGGCGAGTCAACCCACATGTCGGTGTACATCAAGATCTTGCCCGGTGAATACGACGCGCTTCTGCGCTGGCCGTTCGCTCACACCGTCTCTTTCACACTCTTCGACCAAAGTTCAAGTCCAGATAGAGCCTGCAATATCGTCGAAAGCTTCGTCCCCGACCCTACATGGAAGAATTTCCAGAGACCCTCAAAGGAACCAGACGCGTTAGGCTTCGGATTCCCGAGGTTCGTTTCCCACGAAATGCTCAAAAAGAGGAATTTTGTCAAGGACGATGTGATGTTCCTGAGGGTCAAAGTAGACCCGAGCAAAATTGTAGCTGTCTAG